In Bradyrhizobium sp. WBOS07, the genomic window GATCCTGCTGCGCCCGGCGACCCGGGTCGGCATGCAGTACAAGCTGCCGGGAGGCTTCCATGGCTGAGCGAGCCGGCCATCGCGGCTATATCGGCGCCCGGCCGCTGAACGGCAGCCGCACCCCGCAGCACGTCCAGAACATCGTGATCCGCGACTATGCGCGGCGGAAGAACCTGCAATTCCTGCTCAGCGCCGTCGAGCACATCATGCCCGGCAGCTACATGGTGCTCGAGGACATTCTCGACGAGCTGCCGCAGCTGCGCGGAATGATTCTCTACAGCATCTTCATGCTGCCGCCCGACGAGGCTCGCCGGCGGGAAATCTACGACCGCGTGCTGCGCGAAGGCTGCGACCTCCACGCAGCCGTCGAGGAAATCACGCTGGCCTCGCCGAAGGACATCCAGGCCGTAGAGGACATCCTGCTGGTCAACAAATACGCGACCATCCTGTGACGATGCCGCGGACCGGTTGAGCCCCATGAGCGAGATCAACCTGCTCCAGCCGATGCACGCTTCGACCAGGCGGGACTACGTCCAGCGCGTGGTCGAGCACGACAAGGCGGAATCCGCCACCGTCGCGCGGCAATGGGGCCGCGACTATTGGGACGGCGACCGGCGCTACGGCTATGGCGGCTATCGCTATGACGGACGCTGGCGCCCGCTCGCCCAGACCCTGATCGATCGCTACGGCATCGAGCCCGGCATGAGCGTGCTCGACGTCGGCTGCGGCAAGGGTTATTTGCTCTACGAGTTCACCCAGCTCGTCCCCGACCTTACCATCGCCGGCATCGACATCTCCGAGTACGGCATCGCCAATGCCAAGGAGGAGATCCGGCCGCAGCTCCAGGTCGGCAACGCCGTCGAGCTGCCCTACCCCGGTCACAGCTTCGATCTCGTGGTGTCGCTCGGCGTGCTGCACAACCTTCCGCTCGAGGACGTGTTCCGCGCGGTGCCCGAGATCGAGCGCGTCGGACGCGGCGCCTCGAAATACCTGATGGTGGAATCCTTCCGCAACGAGCGCGAGAAGGCCAATCTGCTCTACTGGCAGCTCACCTGCCTGAGCTTCCACGGCCCGGAAACCTGGGCGTGGATCTACGACAAATGCGGGTACCGGGGCGACCATGGGTTCATCTTCTTCGAATGAGGCAACGGGCCTGCGCCGGCCGACCTCGCTGCGCGCGCAGAATCCCGA contains:
- a CDS encoding LIC12192 family sporadic carbohydrate cluster protein; the protein is MAERAGHRGYIGARPLNGSRTPQHVQNIVIRDYARRKNLQFLLSAVEHIMPGSYMVLEDILDELPQLRGMILYSIFMLPPDEARRREIYDRVLREGCDLHAAVEEITLASPKDIQAVEDILLVNKYATIL
- a CDS encoding class I SAM-dependent methyltransferase, with translation MSEINLLQPMHASTRRDYVQRVVEHDKAESATVARQWGRDYWDGDRRYGYGGYRYDGRWRPLAQTLIDRYGIEPGMSVLDVGCGKGYLLYEFTQLVPDLTIAGIDISEYGIANAKEEIRPQLQVGNAVELPYPGHSFDLVVSLGVLHNLPLEDVFRAVPEIERVGRGASKYLMVESFRNEREKANLLYWQLTCLSFHGPETWAWIYDKCGYRGDHGFIFFE